The genomic segment TTGCAATGTGCTTTAGAACGTTAATTGCTTTTTGGGCCATTGGTTTAGGCGGCTATTGGATTTATGACCAGATTTAGATCCGAAAAAATACACTTGAATAAAGGGTGGAAAGCTAAGCTCCAGTTAGGGTTTACAGAGCTAAATGGAAAAACCATATTAAACCGGAAAAAACATGAAGGCCCCCTGCGAGTCCAAAAACCTTTTTACCCTGAACGTAATGGAACCTGCCATGTCTATTTGTTGCATCCCCCTGGGGGAGTGGTTGGGGGAGACCGATTGGAGGTTCAAGTAGAATTGAAAACGGGGGCAAATGCGTTGTTCACGACCCCTGCGGCCGGGAAATTCTATCGCAGTTCCGGGTCCTCGGCATTTCAAGTGCAAATAATTAAAGTGGAAGACAATGCATGTTTGGAGTGGTTTCCTTTGGAAAATATTTTTTTTTCCGGTGCCAAAGCAAACATAAAAACCAAAATTGAAATCAATCCCTCTAGTCATTTTATCGGATGGGATATTTGCTGTTTGGGAAGGCCTGCTTCTAATGAACCTTTCATCCATGGCTCCCTGGATCAGCGGTTTGAAATATGGATGAAAGAAAAACCCGTTCGGCTGGAAAGACTATTGATTCAGGGGAATGATCCCATTCTTAGTAATAAATGGGGTGTAGACCGAAAAACCGTTTTAGGAAATCTGGTATGTTTCACACCTGAGAAAGAGTTGGTGGATACACTCCGGGAGTATGTAAAAAGTTTTAAAACAAAGGATGCCTATTCTGTGACCTTTGTGAATGGGGTAATCCAATTTCGATGTCTTGGAAATAGTGCTGACCAGGTCAGAAAGTTTTTAACTCGGGTTTGGCAAAAACTGCGTTTTGAAATTCGAGGGCACCATGCCGTGATTCCGCGGATTTGGAATACATAGGGCTATATTTTTTGAAAATAGATAAGGAGAGCCAATGGAATTATCTCCAAGAGAAAAAGACAAGTTGCTTATTTTTACAGCCGGGTTGCTGGCGGAAAGACGTTTGGCAAAGGGATTGAAGCTTAATTACCCGGAATCGATAGCTTATATTTCGGCGGCAATATTGGAAGGGGCGCGAGAAGGAAAAAGTGTTGCTGAACTCATGAGTGACGGCACCCAATTACTCAAAAGAGACGATGTTATGGAGGGAATCCCTGAAATGATTCATGAGGTTCAAGTAGAGGCTACTTTTCCAGATGGTACAAAATTAGTAACCGTTCACAACCCTATACCTTAGAGGACAATATGATTCCTGGTGAATATGCGATTCAAGAAGGTCAATTGAATTTAAATGAAGGCCGGGACACCGTTTCCCTGGTCGTTGCGAATACCGGTGACCGGCCGATTCAGGTTGGTTCGCACTATCATTTTTTTGAAACCAATCCGGCCCTGGAATTTAATCGAGAAAGTGCCCGAGGGTTTCGATTGAATATCCCCGCTGGAACCGCGATTCGATTCGAACCCGGTCAAACCCGTGAGGTCGAACTGGTGAGTTATGCCGGGTCCCGGCATGTGTATGGATTCAACGGAAAAGTTATGGATCAATTGGAGAATAAATGATGAGCACGATAGACCGCCGCGCTTATGCGGATATGTTTGGA from the Nitrospinota bacterium genome contains:
- a CDS encoding urease accessory protein UreD produces the protein MTRFRSEKIHLNKGWKAKLQLGFTELNGKTILNRKKHEGPLRVQKPFYPERNGTCHVYLLHPPGGVVGGDRLEVQVELKTGANALFTTPAAGKFYRSSGSSAFQVQIIKVEDNACLEWFPLENIFFSGAKANIKTKIEINPSSHFIGWDICCLGRPASNEPFIHGSLDQRFEIWMKEKPVRLERLLIQGNDPILSNKWGVDRKTVLGNLVCFTPEKELVDTLREYVKSFKTKDAYSVTFVNGVIQFRCLGNSADQVRKFLTRVWQKLRFEIRGHHAVIPRIWNT
- the ureA gene encoding urease subunit gamma, encoding MELSPREKDKLLIFTAGLLAERRLAKGLKLNYPESIAYISAAILEGAREGKSVAELMSDGTQLLKRDDVMEGIPEMIHEVQVEATFPDGTKLVTVHNPIP
- a CDS encoding urease subunit beta, encoding MIPGEYAIQEGQLNLNEGRDTVSLVVANTGDRPIQVGSHYHFFETNPALEFNRESARGFRLNIPAGTAIRFEPGQTREVELVSYAGSRHVYGFNGKVMDQLENK